A single Methanobacterium sp. DNA region contains:
- a CDS encoding HEAT repeat domain-containing protein, giving the protein MLTDNEDLDILIENLKDDDPDKRKEAAEKLGETGTETAIEPLLNVLNDENPQVRFASAKALGKIGEPAIDPLVLILKNEEGKIRRYATLALKDIKSDKVVGQLVEALDDGDWSVRKFASKALGEIGNNSAVDPLIDTLTDEDWGVRVAAVKALGDIGDEKGIDPIKKARRAATGDKEFKKACNKALKKIQKK; this is encoded by the coding sequence TGATAATGAAGATTTAGATATTTTAATAGAGAATCTGAAAGATGACGATCCTGATAAAAGAAAAGAAGCTGCTGAAAAGTTAGGTGAAACCGGCACTGAAACTGCTATTGAACCACTTTTAAATGTTTTAAATGATGAAAACCCTCAAGTTAGATTTGCATCGGCAAAAGCCCTGGGCAAAATTGGAGAACCGGCCATTGATCCTCTGGTGCTGATACTAAAAAATGAGGAGGGTAAGATCCGAAGATATGCTACTCTTGCCCTGAAAGATATTAAGAGTGATAAAGTAGTGGGTCAACTGGTTGAAGCTCTTGATGATGGTGATTGGAGTGTTCGTAAGTTTGCATCCAAAGCCTTAGGTGAAATAGGGAACAATAGTGCGGTAGACCCCCTTATTGATACCCTAACTGATGAAGATTGGGGTGTAAGGGTGGCGGCTGTTAAAGCCCTGGGAGATATTGGGGATGAAAAGGGAATCGATCCTATTAAAAAAGCTCGTAGGGCTGCTACTGGTGATAAAGAATTTAAAAAAGCATGCAACAAGGCTTTAAAGAAGATTCAGAAAAAATAA